In a single window of the Buchnera aphidicola (Aphis gossypii) genome:
- a CDS encoding TerC family protein, translating to MDFFLEPSTWAGLLTLVVLEVVLGIDNLIFVAILSEKLPPNQRDKARLIGLGLALIMRLGLLSFISWIVTLTTPIINNRFFVLSVRDLILLIGGLFLLFKATIELHERLENEDHDSTENKNYAGFWAVVIQIVVLDAVFSLDAIITAVGMVNQLLIMMIAVILATILMLLASKALTNFINLHQTVVVLCLSFLLMIGFSLVSEALKFYIPKGYLYTAIGFSILIEIFNQIARHNFMKNQSRKPMRQRAAEAILRLMIREKNKNKNIANTQLNKNEKITITPPLETETFQDEEKYMINGVLTLAGRSIKSIMTPRSNISWVNTEKNTNEIRAQLLDTPHSLFPVCKGELDEIIGIVRAKELLVAIEKNIDVYKFSSQIPPIIIPDTLDPINLLGVLRRAQGSFVIVSNEFGVVQGLITPLDVLEAIAGEFPDADETPDIIKEQNSWLVKGETDLHSLQQLLNTKELIKEDDCASLGGLLIAQNGQLPTPGETIHINSFSFHIVKATEYRIDLVRITKK from the coding sequence ATGGATTTTTTTTTAGAACCGTCAACTTGGGCCGGCTTATTAACGCTAGTAGTTTTAGAAGTAGTACTAGGAATTGATAATTTAATTTTTGTAGCAATTTTATCAGAAAAATTACCTCCTAATCAACGAGATAAAGCGCGATTAATTGGTTTAGGATTAGCGCTGATAATGAGATTAGGGTTATTATCATTTATATCTTGGATAGTAACTTTAACTACTCCTATTATTAACAATAGATTTTTTGTCTTATCAGTTCGTGACTTGATTTTACTTATTGGTGGTTTATTTTTGTTATTTAAAGCTACAATTGAATTACATGAGCGATTAGAAAATGAAGATCATGATAGTACAGAAAATAAAAATTATGCTGGTTTCTGGGCTGTAGTGATTCAAATTGTTGTTTTAGATGCAGTTTTTTCATTAGATGCTATTATTACAGCAGTTGGGATGGTAAATCAACTATTAATTATGATGATTGCAGTTATATTAGCTACGATACTTATGTTATTAGCTTCGAAAGCACTAACTAATTTCATTAATTTACATCAAACAGTTGTAGTATTGTGTCTTAGTTTTTTGTTAATGATTGGATTTAGTTTAGTTTCAGAAGCATTGAAGTTTTATATCCCAAAGGGATATTTATACACAGCTATAGGATTTTCTATTTTAATCGAAATATTTAATCAAATAGCTCGGCATAATTTTATGAAAAATCAATCTAGAAAACCTATGAGACAAAGAGCTGCCGAAGCAATTCTGCGATTAATGATAAGGGAAAAAAATAAAAACAAAAATATCGCTAATACACAATTGAATAAAAATGAAAAAATAACTATTACCCCCCCATTAGAAACAGAAACATTTCAAGATGAAGAAAAGTATATGATTAACGGAGTTCTTACATTAGCTGGTCGATCAATTAAAAGTATTATGACACCAAGAAGTAATATATCTTGGGTTAATACAGAGAAAAACACTAATGAAATCCGTGCTCAATTATTAGATACGCCTCATAGTTTGTTTCCAGTTTGCAAAGGTGAATTAGATGAAATTATCGGTATTGTGCGTGCTAAAGAATTACTGGTAGCGATTGAAAAAAATATAGATGTTTATAAATTTTCTTCTCAAATACCACCTATCATTATACCTGATACTCTTGATCCTATAAATCTTTTAGGTGTTCTTCGTCGCGCTCAAGGAAGCTTTGTAATTGTTAGTAATGAATTTGGAGTAGTACAAGGATTAATTACCCCATTAGATGTTTTAGAAGCTATAGCTGGAGAATTCCCAGATGCTGATGAAACACCAGATATCATAAAGGAGCAGAATAGTTGGTTAGTAAAAGGAGAAACAGATTTACATTCATTACAACAATTACTTAATACAAAAGAACTTATTAAAGAAGATGATTGTGCTTCCTTGGGAGGGTTACTAATAGCTCAAAATGGACAATTACCTACCCCAGGAGAAACAATTCATATTAATTCTTTTTCATTTCATATTGTTAAAGCAACAGAATATCGTATTGATTTAGTTCGTATTACTAAAAAATAA
- the tsaB gene encoding tRNA (adenosine(37)-N6)-threonylcarbamoyltransferase complex dimerization subunit type 1 TsaB — MSNIILAIDTSMNYCSVAVYKKKIYSLSDYCNKEHTIKILPMIKKILLLAKITFKDINYVIFSKGPGNFTGIRIAIGVAQSLSLSLNIPILGISTLAIMAEKAWRKYHQKKILVAIAAGIDKIYLSKYIKDSRLLWIGNKTEVLIHSDDIKEETKNLDNDWFFVGNGLEKFNSKNFFNYEKIKNISPNAKDLIPFSLLNIKNKNFLHFTKLEPNYLNNIF; from the coding sequence ATGTCTAACATAATTTTAGCGATTGATACTTCGATGAATTATTGCTCAGTAGCTGTATATAAAAAAAAAATATATTCGTTATCAGATTACTGTAATAAAGAGCATACTATAAAAATATTACCAATGATTAAAAAAATACTATTACTTGCGAAAATAACATTTAAAGACATTAATTATGTAATCTTTTCAAAAGGTCCAGGAAATTTTACTGGAATACGAATTGCTATAGGAGTCGCTCAAAGTTTATCTTTAAGCTTGAATATTCCTATCTTAGGAATTTCTACTCTAGCTATAATGGCAGAAAAAGCCTGGAGGAAATATCATCAAAAAAAAATATTAGTTGCTATTGCAGCTGGAATTGATAAAATATATTTATCTAAATATATTAAAGATAGTAGATTATTATGGATCGGAAATAAAACAGAAGTTCTAATACATTCTGATGACATTAAAGAAGAAACAAAGAATTTGGATAATGATTGGTTTTTCGTCGGTAACGGATTAGAAAAATTTAATTCAAAAAATTTTTTTAACTATGAAAAAATAAAAAATATATCGCCTAATGCAAAAGATTTAATTCCATTTTCTTTGTTAAATATAAAAAACAAGAATTTTTTACATTTTACTAAATTAGAACCTAATTATTTAAATAATATTTTTTAA
- the minE gene encoding cell division topological specificity factor MinE, with protein MALLDFFLSRNKNTAHVAKERLQIIVAERRKFQNEPDYFPQLKREILSVICKYVNIDPNMVTIQLEQKNKDISILELNVVLPD; from the coding sequence ATGGCTTTGTTAGATTTTTTTTTATCCCGGAACAAAAATACAGCTCATGTGGCTAAAGAAAGATTGCAAATTATTGTCGCAGAACGAAGAAAATTTCAAAATGAACCAGATTATTTCCCGCAATTAAAACGTGAAATACTTTCTGTAATTTGTAAATATGTAAACATAGATCCTAACATGGTAACAATACAGTTAGAACAAAAAAATAAAGATATTTCTATATTAGAATTAAATGTTGTTTTACCGGATTAA
- the minD gene encoding septum site-determining protein MinD, with the protein MTRIIVVTSGKGGVGKTTSSAAIATGLAKKGKKTVVIDFDIGLRNLDLIMGCERRVVYDFVNVIQGEAKINQALIKDKKTKNLFILPASQTRDKEALTYLGVEKVLNELIKMNFDFIICDSPAGIEKGAILSLYFADEAIITTNPEVSSVRDSDRILGIISSKSKRSEDNNIPIKEHLLLTRYNPTRVKNGEMLSMNDVLDILRIPIIGVIPEDASVLRASNQGESVILDNNSNAGHAYFDTVNRLLGENHKFRFIEEEKKSFLRRLFGR; encoded by the coding sequence ATGACACGGATTATTGTAGTTACTTCAGGGAAAGGAGGTGTAGGTAAAACTACTTCAAGTGCCGCTATTGCAACCGGTCTAGCAAAAAAAGGAAAAAAAACTGTTGTAATAGATTTTGATATAGGTTTAAGAAATTTAGATTTAATTATGGGATGTGAGCGCAGAGTAGTATATGATTTTGTTAATGTGATTCAAGGTGAAGCAAAAATTAATCAAGCTTTAATCAAAGATAAAAAAACAAAGAATCTATTTATTTTACCGGCATCTCAAACTAGAGATAAAGAAGCTCTAACATATTTGGGAGTTGAAAAAGTTTTAAATGAACTAATTAAAATGAATTTTGATTTTATTATTTGTGATTCGCCTGCTGGAATTGAAAAAGGAGCTATTTTATCATTGTATTTTGCAGATGAAGCTATTATTACTACAAATCCAGAAGTTTCTTCAGTTCGAGATTCCGATCGAATATTAGGAATTATATCATCAAAATCAAAAAGATCTGAAGATAATAATATCCCTATCAAAGAACATCTCTTATTAACACGTTATAATCCAACACGCGTTAAAAACGGCGAGATGCTAAGCATGAATGATGTTTTAGATATACTTCGTATACCAATTATTGGTGTAATTCCTGAAGATGCATCTGTATTGCGAGCATCAAATCAAGGAGAATCTGTGATTTTAGATAATAATTCTAATGCAGGACATGCTTATTTTGATACGGTTAACCGATTATTAGGTGAAAATCATAAGTTTCGTTTTATTGAAGAAGAAAAAAAAAGTTTTTTACGACGTTTATTCGGGAGATAG
- the minC gene encoding septum site-determining protein MinC — MQKTSIEIKGSNFTLLVLYLKSDNIDLIDKSLYKKTQEYPQFFKNAPIILNISHLSLNQKNWRKIQEVIISHSFFIVGVTGCKDNYLKKIIVNSGLPVLLEGKKLENIENNINQKISFFYKTHNIENVINKDIKKKIEKTHIINTPVRSGQKIYAKYSDLIVTNNVSAGAELVADGNIHVYGSVRGRVLAGANGDITSNIFCTALFAELLSISGEYWLSDQIPLKFIGKSAQIYLRNKILTINSLS, encoded by the coding sequence ATGCAAAAAACGTCTATTGAAATAAAAGGCAGTAATTTTACATTATTAGTATTATACCTAAAAAGTGATAATATAGACTTAATTGATAAGTCATTATATAAAAAAACTCAGGAATATCCTCAATTTTTTAAAAATGCGCCTATTATTCTTAATATATCACATTTATCATTAAACCAAAAAAATTGGAGAAAAATACAAGAAGTTATTATTTCGCATAGTTTTTTTATTGTAGGCGTAACTGGTTGTAAAGATAACTATCTTAAAAAAATTATTGTTAATTCAGGATTACCTGTTTTATTAGAAGGAAAGAAATTAGAAAATATAGAAAATAATATAAATCAAAAAATTAGTTTTTTTTATAAAACGCATAATATTGAAAATGTAATTAATAAAGATATCAAGAAAAAAATAGAAAAAACACATATCATCAATACACCTGTGCGTTCAGGGCAAAAAATATATGCCAAATATTCTGATTTAATAGTCACAAATAATGTTAGCGCAGGAGCAGAATTAGTTGCTGATGGTAACATCCATGTCTATGGATCGGTTAGAGGAAGAGTTCTTGCAGGTGCCAACGGAGATATTACAAGTAACATATTTTGTACAGCATTATTTGCTGAATTATTGTCAATATCTGGTGAATATTGGTTGTCAGATCAAATACCATTGAAGTTTATTGGAAAATCAGCGCAAATTTATTTACGTAATAAAATTTTAACTATAAATTCTCTTAGTTAA
- the rsmC gene encoding 16S rRNA (guanine(1207)-N(2))-methyltransferase RsmC, whose amino-acid sequence MLFSQNSQLILRYQNIFKNKKIFFSGNIQDELPRYLSSIKTSLHLNVKNDFYEKKTYYLKKIHIYYNLLVSKKAVENYNTLIYYWPKSKSEAKFQLYNLLSCFSIGTEIFIVGNNSCGVKSATKILKKWIHINKLESAKHSILFAGILKHKTKFILKDFFKTHIWENLYIKCLPGVFGYKKIDLGSQLLASTFSKNIHGEILDIGCGSGFLSVCLLKNSPNSIVTMIDNKESAIISSQETLVSNQLSAKVLSSNLYSNVFNKFNLIISNPPFHNDLKVNFNIIQNIIIMGSKYLKKKGELRFVVNSCFNYDFILKKNFKKFNIIRKTKLYKVYQALL is encoded by the coding sequence TTGTTATTTTCTCAGAATAGTCAGCTTATATTACGTTATCAAAATATTTTTAAAAACAAAAAAATTTTTTTTTCAGGAAACATACAAGACGAATTACCAAGATATTTATCTAGTATAAAAACAAGTTTACATCTTAATGTAAAAAATGATTTCTATGAAAAGAAAACATATTATCTTAAAAAAATTCATATATATTACAATTTACTTGTCTCAAAAAAAGCTGTTGAAAATTATAATACGCTTATTTACTATTGGCCTAAAAGTAAATCAGAAGCAAAATTCCAATTATATAATTTATTATCTTGTTTCTCTATAGGAACCGAAATTTTTATTGTAGGAAATAATTCATGCGGAGTAAAAAGTGCAACAAAAATATTAAAAAAATGGATACATATAAATAAATTAGAAAGTGCAAAACATTCTATTTTATTTGCGGGTATTCTTAAACATAAAACAAAATTTATATTAAAAGATTTTTTTAAAACACATATTTGGGAAAATTTATATATCAAATGTTTGCCAGGAGTATTTGGTTATAAAAAAATAGATTTAGGTAGTCAATTACTTGCTTCTACTTTTTCTAAAAATATTCATGGTGAAATATTAGATATAGGATGTGGATCAGGTTTTTTATCAGTATGTTTACTTAAAAATTCACCAAATTCTATAGTTACTATGATAGATAATAAAGAATCTGCAATAATATCTAGTCAAGAAACGCTTGTCTCTAATCAATTATCCGCAAAAGTACTATCTAGCAATCTTTATTCAAATGTATTTAATAAATTTAATTTAATTATATCAAATCCACCATTTCACAATGATTTAAAAGTAAATTTTAATATCATTCAGAATATTATAATTATGGGATCGAAATACTTAAAAAAAAAAGGAGAACTTAGATTTGTTGTAAATAGTTGTTTTAATTATGATTTTATTTTGAAAAAAAATTTTAAAAAATTTAATATTATAAGAAAAACAAAGCTATATAAAGTTTATCAGGCTTTATTATAA
- a CDS encoding OmpA family protein: MKKRALTILILLVSLVSNVQSKSNDGWYLGTKIGWSNFHLLHHKKNLDLKHNSSTNSPVFGLFLGYEFNPYFGLEIENNTTGFSPHLMFQKSKERLQDNNVQISTKLSYPITDDFRLYTRLGGMMFWENLVSKEDLKKTFTKSSCLFPSLSLGAEYIFNDEFITRFDYTWKSSVENIINLSKPTLGDAVVSFAWKFGKSKINDMFTPYSPEMSNQQYVALNENINFPFNSTELRPVSYDKLRKINNEINNIKSKKIYITLSGHTDRIGNKEYNQKLSEDRAYSIKNYFISHGISENQINIQGMGNQYPLTDQVCKDIESRPLLISCLAPDRRVEIEVSADQ, encoded by the coding sequence ATGAAAAAAAGAGCTCTTACTATTCTAATTTTATTAGTAAGCTTAGTCAGTAATGTTCAATCAAAAAGTAACGATGGATGGTACTTAGGTACTAAAATTGGATGGTCAAATTTTCATCTTTTACACCATAAAAAAAACCTAGATTTAAAGCATAATAGCAGTACAAACTCTCCTGTCTTTGGATTATTTCTGGGGTATGAATTTAATCCATATTTTGGTTTAGAAATAGAAAATAATACAACTGGATTTTCTCCTCATCTGATGTTTCAAAAATCAAAGGAACGTCTGCAAGACAATAATGTGCAAATTTCAACAAAATTATCCTATCCTATTACAGATGATTTTCGATTATATACGCGCTTAGGAGGAATGATGTTTTGGGAAAATTTAGTTTCTAAAGAAGACTTGAAAAAAACTTTTACTAAAAGTAGTTGTTTATTTCCTAGTTTATCTTTGGGTGCTGAATACATTTTTAATGATGAGTTTATTACTAGATTTGATTATACATGGAAAAGTAGCGTTGAAAACATAATAAATTTATCAAAACCTACTTTGGGAGATGCAGTTGTTTCTTTTGCATGGAAATTTGGAAAGTCTAAAATTAATGATATGTTTACACCATACTCACCAGAAATGTCCAATCAACAATATGTTGCACTGAATGAAAATATTAATTTTCCTTTCAATAGCACAGAATTGCGGCCTGTTTCATATGATAAATTAAGAAAGATAAATAATGAAATAAATAATATTAAATCGAAAAAAATTTATATTACACTATCAGGTCATACAGATAGAATAGGAAACAAAGAATATAATCAGAAGTTATCTGAAGATCGCGCATATAGTATTAAAAATTATTTTATTTCTCATGGAATATCTGAAAATCAAATTAATATTCAAGGAATGGGAAATCAGTATCCTTTAACTGATCAGGTATGTAAAGATATAGAAAGTCGGCCTTTGTTAATTAGTTGTTTAGCTCCTGATCGTCGTGTAGAAATTGAAGTTTCTGCTGATCAGTAA
- the murJ gene encoding murein biosynthesis integral membrane protein MurJ: MNLLKSLFSLSFMTLISRILGFFRDLIIARIFGVSIYTDAFFIAFKIPNLLRRLFFEGAFSQSFTPILIDYKSNKKMHHIKDFVACLLGFIICALSIIVILGIIFSDYLIKFTAPGFSDCLKKFQVSSTLLEIMFPYVLLISLSSLYSSILNSWNYFAVPAISPIFLNITMIICSIFLNNFFTPPILILAWSVIIGGFIQLIYQFPYLLKINMLMMPKFNFKNIGLLKVLKKIGPCLIGASANQISLIFNTIFISLLNSGSISWMYYADRLIEFPIGMLGTSLSTILFTSLSKSYSKHKLEDYKKLLHWGFRIALILSLPTSIMLFILAKPLVVILFQYGKFTDFDVLMTQRALKLYSIGLIALVLVKILSSAFYASQEINFPTRVALFTLSMTQILNPCLIYYLQHAGLALSFSIFGWINFSILYWKLYQKKLISFNINELIFIFRLLISAFSMIFFLIFMLYFIPLYNVSSFFTKIIRLFTILFFSGMIYLTCLHFLGVSFLYNLNNNKKNKIIN; encoded by the coding sequence ATGAATCTTTTGAAATCTTTATTTTCTCTGAGTTTTATGACATTAATTTCACGTATATTAGGTTTTTTTAGGGATCTTATAATTGCTCGTATTTTTGGTGTTTCTATTTATACTGATGCTTTTTTTATAGCTTTTAAAATTCCTAATTTATTACGTCGATTATTTTTTGAGGGTGCTTTTTCACAATCTTTTACTCCTATTTTAATAGATTATAAATCAAATAAAAAAATGCATCATATAAAAGATTTTGTTGCATGTTTATTAGGTTTTATTATTTGTGCTTTATCTATCATAGTAATATTGGGAATAATATTTTCTGATTATTTGATTAAGTTCACTGCACCAGGTTTTTCTGATTGTTTAAAAAAATTTCAAGTATCCTCTACTTTATTAGAAATTATGTTTCCTTATGTTTTATTAATTTCTTTATCATCGTTATATTCTTCTATTTTGAATAGTTGGAATTACTTTGCTGTTCCTGCTATTTCACCTATTTTTCTCAATATTACTATGATTATTTGTTCTATTTTTTTGAATAATTTTTTTACACCGCCAATTTTAATATTAGCTTGGTCCGTTATTATAGGTGGATTTATTCAATTAATATATCAGTTTCCATATTTATTAAAAATAAATATGCTAATGATGCCGAAATTTAATTTTAAAAATATTGGTCTTTTAAAAGTTTTAAAAAAAATAGGACCATGTCTTATTGGTGCTTCGGCAAATCAAATTTCTTTAATTTTTAACACTATTTTCATTTCTTTGTTGAATTCAGGTTCTATATCCTGGATGTATTATGCTGATAGATTAATTGAATTTCCAATAGGCATGTTAGGTACTTCTTTGAGTACAATTTTATTTACATCGCTATCGAAAAGTTATTCTAAACATAAACTAGAAGATTATAAAAAATTACTTCATTGGGGTTTTAGAATAGCCTTAATTTTATCGTTACCCACTTCTATTATGTTGTTTATTCTTGCGAAACCATTAGTTGTAATATTATTTCAATATGGAAAATTTACAGATTTCGATGTTTTAATGACACAAAGAGCATTAAAATTATATTCTATTGGTTTGATTGCGTTAGTTTTAGTCAAAATTCTATCTTCAGCTTTTTATGCATCTCAAGAAATAAATTTTCCAACGCGAGTTGCACTATTCACTTTATCTATGACGCAAATATTAAATCCATGTTTAATTTATTATTTACAACATGCAGGTTTAGCTTTATCTTTTAGTATATTTGGATGGATAAATTTTTCTATATTATATTGGAAACTATATCAAAAAAAGTTAATTTCTTTTAATATTAATGAATTAATTTTTATTTTTCGTTTATTAATTTCGGCGTTTTCTATGATATTTTTTTTAATTTTTATGTTATATTTTATACCTCTATATAATGTCAGTTCTTTTTTTACTAAAATAATACGTCTATTTACAATATTATTTTTTTCTGGAATGATTTATTTAACTTGTCTACATTTTTTAGGTGTATCCTTTTTGTATAATCTTAATAATAACAAAAAAAATAAAATTATTAATTAA
- the pyrC gene encoding dihydroorotase: MSSLKKIKIIKPDDWHVHLRDKKILKKVLRYTEMFYQRAIIMPNLNKPITNCKRAIAYKHRILQATQINHTQFEPLMTCYLTKETSLKELKYGFLQKIFIGAKLYPNKCTTNSETGINKISEIFHILELMQKIKMPLLIHAEDNNVDVDIYDREANFLETTLIPLRKKFPELKIVLEHITTKEAVAYIEESNPLYLAGTITPHHLMLNRNNMFINGIQPNLYCLPILKRKKHQNALRQAISNGSMNFFLGSDSAPHIYRNKISLFGCAGIFNAPSSLLCYITIFEEMKALKYFESFCSKNGPNFYNLPINQNTITLIKKPCKILKKINLGKDSILPFLSGETLKWSIL, encoded by the coding sequence ATGTCTTCTTTAAAGAAAATAAAAATAATTAAACCTGATGATTGGCACGTTCATCTTAGAGACAAGAAGATTTTAAAAAAGGTTCTAAGATATACTGAAATGTTTTATCAACGCGCAATAATCATGCCTAATCTTAATAAACCGATTACAAATTGTAAGAGAGCCATTGCATACAAACATAGAATTTTACAAGCAACGCAAATCAATCATACTCAATTTGAACCATTAATGACTTGCTATTTAACAAAAGAGACTTCTTTAAAAGAATTAAAATATGGTTTCTTACAAAAAATATTTATAGGAGCAAAATTATACCCGAATAAATGTACAACAAATTCAGAAACAGGTATAAATAAAATCAGTGAAATTTTTCATATATTGGAATTAATGCAAAAAATAAAAATGCCGTTATTAATCCATGCTGAAGATAATAATGTTGATGTTGATATTTATGATAGAGAAGCAAATTTTCTTGAAACCACGCTAATACCATTACGTAAAAAATTTCCAGAATTAAAAATAGTATTAGAACATATTACTACTAAAGAAGCTGTTGCTTATATTGAAGAAAGCAATCCTTTATATTTAGCAGGTACTATAACACCGCATCATTTAATGTTAAATAGAAATAACATGTTTATCAACGGAATTCAACCTAATCTATATTGTTTACCTATTTTAAAGAGAAAAAAACATCAAAACGCTTTAAGACAAGCTATATCTAATGGTAGTATGAATTTTTTTTTAGGAAGCGATAGCGCTCCACATATTTACAGAAATAAAATTAGTCTATTTGGATGTGCAGGAATATTTAATGCTCCATCATCTTTATTATGCTATATTACTATTTTTGAAGAAATGAAAGCATTAAAATATTTTGAATCTTTTTGTTCAAAAAATGGTCCTAATTTCTATAATTTACCAATTAATCAAAACACTATCACATTAATAAAAAAACCTTGTAAAATTTTAAAAAAAATAAATCTTGGAAAAGATTCTATCTTACCTTTTTTATCTGGTGAAACATTGAAATGGTCTATTCTTTAA
- the flgN gene encoding flagellar export chaperone FlgN, translating to MKKLIDIIKKIDNILFLLDKVMNQEYINLLNSKSDMKELYFIIEKKHALLNQLDCAKKTQISLEKKYNTIFSALKIDELNYYSNKIKDKCVSLKKINLKNKKLIKHKFYLNQKFLNFYKSFNNNTIYDINGKL from the coding sequence ATGAAAAAATTAATCGATATTATTAAAAAAATAGATAATATATTATTTCTATTAGATAAAGTTATGAATCAAGAATATATAAATTTATTGAATTCAAAAAGTGATATGAAAGAATTGTATTTTATCATAGAAAAAAAGCATGCTTTATTAAACCAATTAGATTGCGCAAAAAAAACACAGATATCTCTTGAAAAAAAGTATAACACTATTTTTTCTGCTTTAAAAATTGATGAACTAAATTATTATTCAAATAAAATAAAAGATAAATGTGTATCTTTAAAAAAAATAAACCTTAAAAACAAAAAATTAATAAAACATAAATTTTACTTAAATCAAAAATTTTTAAATTTTTATAAATCTTTTAATAATAATACTATTTACGACATTAATGGAAAACTATAA
- the flgA gene encoding flagellar basal body P-ring formation chaperone FlgA has protein sequence MKLLKFFFILLFFLSFEINANDLTNHLNEFFKQEYSLDTKNFKILLHAPLEKNKICKKQHFLLSHHFHSVGLFDILYICGRQHQFLKLELQIQGQYIIAKKKIFRGTKISASDLKSITGRLDKLPNGTYFNKQDVINRVNVRDILPFQPITSFMTRAFWIVTSNKEVTIKFKGNNFEIITTGKALDNGGAKEKIRVQIKSGKIITGIINNDGQVIVVL, from the coding sequence ATGAAATTATTAAAATTTTTTTTTATTTTATTGTTTTTTCTGTCTTTTGAAATTAATGCTAATGATTTAACAAATCATTTAAATGAATTTTTTAAACAAGAATATTCTCTTGATACAAAAAATTTTAAAATATTATTACATGCACCTCTAGAAAAAAATAAAATTTGTAAAAAACAACATTTTTTATTATCACATCATTTTCACAGCGTTGGACTATTTGATATTTTATACATTTGTGGGCGTCAACATCAATTTTTAAAATTAGAATTACAAATTCAAGGGCAGTACATTATAGCAAAGAAAAAAATTTTTCGAGGTACAAAAATAAGCGCATCAGATCTAAAATCTATAACAGGACGTTTAGATAAGTTACCTAATGGCACTTATTTTAATAAACAAGATGTTATCAATAGAGTAAATGTACGAGATATTCTTCCTTTTCAACCTATTACATCTTTTATGACGCGCGCTTTTTGGATAGTCACATCAAATAAAGAGGTTACTATCAAATTTAAAGGAAATAATTTTGAAATTATTACCACTGGAAAAGCACTCGATAATGGCGGTGCTAAAGAAAAAATACGTGTACAAATTAAAAGTGGGAAAATTATTACTGGAATAATTAATAATGATGGACAAGTAATAGTTGTTTTATAG
- the flgB gene encoding flagellar basal body rod protein FlgB — translation MFEKINNMFNLNQNLLNLYATRSEILSSNIANSETPKYQAMDINFKDAFEKILKEKKNHSLKITLKKTSEKHLTQKLKRNSVSLFSVKPIKTKNIKINGNTVDMNRERVEFLKNTLKYEENLTFIKNEIRNMMHVLKG, via the coding sequence ATGTTTGAAAAAATAAATAACATGTTTAATTTAAATCAAAATTTATTAAATTTATATGCTACAAGAAGTGAAATTTTATCATCAAATATAGCCAATTCTGAAACACCAAAATATCAAGCAATGGATATTAACTTTAAAGATGCTTTCGAAAAAATATTAAAAGAAAAAAAAAATCATTCTTTAAAAATTACACTAAAAAAAACTTCAGAAAAACATTTAACACAAAAACTAAAAAGAAATAGCGTTTCTTTATTTTCAGTTAAACCTATTAAAACTAAAAATATTAAAATTAATGGTAATACAGTAGATATGAATCGAGAGCGTGTCGAATTTCTAAAAAACACTTTAAAATACGAAGAAAATTTAACATTCATAAAAAATGAAATTAGAAATATGATGCATGTATTAAAAGGATAA